GCGGTTGATGCAGGAGAATCTGTGGAATTTGGAGCTGTATGGGAGCCGCTATCTGGGCTGTTAAGTGTATTTAGGCCAACGCTGGCAGGAGGAAAAGTCCTGGGATGCCCCAGTGGATAACCACGGCCTGCTGCTCCACGATATGCACTCCCAGCTCCAGCTTCTCCCGCATGTTCGGAAGCCAGCCCATGGACTGTGCGGCAGTGGAAGCGGATCCCGGAGCGGTTGGAGAAGCCTTTCCCACAGAGGCTGCAGATAAAGGGCCTCTCTCCCGTGTGGATCCAGGTATGGATCTTCAAAGCTCCCGATTGGGTGAAACATTTCCCACACTGGCTGCAGCGGTAGGGCTTCTCTCCAGTATGGGTCCTCTGGTGGGCCCGGACCCCTGCTAGATGGGGGAACCCCCTGCCACAGAACCCACAGGAATATGGCCTTTCCCCCGTGTGAATCCGCCTGTGGATCTTCAGAGCCCCTGACTGGCTAAAACTCTTCCCGCAGTCGGAGCAAGAGTAGGGCCGGGCACCAGTGTGCACATTGAGATGGATGCGGAGGTTGCTGTGCGAGTTGAAGGCCCTGCCGCACTCTGTGCAGAGGAAGCCCGGCGGTTTGTGGGCGTGCTCAGAGCGctggtgctgcagcagctgggaCGGTCTTGAGAAGGAGGCAGAGCAGTGCATACAGGGATGTAGCGACAGCAGGGTCGCAGCTGCCCTGCCCCTCTCCtcttgttgctgtgtttgtctttgctgGTGGTGGCAGACCTGAGAACAGGTAGGGACGGAGCGCTGGCAAGAAAAGCAGGGAAAAGGCCCTGAGAGCTGTGGCGAGTGAGAGTGGGCGAACCGAGGGCAGGTAAAACACGAGGTAATAGGGCAGTGGTggtgatgaaaatgatgatggGCGTGGGTGTGAGAAAATGGGGAGTCCATGCTGTCCTGGTGGCTCAGTGACTGGGTGCAGGTCTGGAGGCCGCTGTGGCAACACAAGCAGGGAAACATCGTGAGACTGGACAAGGAGCCTGAGGACGCTCTGGATGGAGGAACCTCTGAATTCTGGTCTGGGCTCTGAGTCCCTCTGTCTGCATCCTCCCCCTGCAGTCGCCTGGCCGTCCTGGTCTCTAACTCAGCTGTGGCGCTGCTGCTTTGAACAGTGGTGTCCGGTAGGCACATGCTGAGGCTCACTGGAGCAGAACTGCTAAGGTCTTTGGGCTGGCGCTCTGCGTCTGAGCGCGGCAGTGAGGACAAAGATTGTCTGGGTCTTAGAGTCTCAAAGGAAGGTGGGGAAGTGGAGTAAGGGCAGCCAGGGCAGGTGCAGGCATGATGCACATCTAAACATGAAGCAAAAATGAGTCACAATGAAAAGAATACtcagacattttttgaaagaaaatgactgaaactctCCCTCTTTTGAGCTCTAACCTTCTCTTCTGTCTCTGGCCTCTCCCTTCCTCTGCGTGGCCCCAAGCTGGATATGCTGGCCCGGCTCTGCCTCTGTCTTGTcctgaggaggagcagggggagCATATTGTAGAGGCTCAAGTGGAGCACCCTTGAGCccgagagcagcagcagcaccgccaccgccaccgccagcagcagcagcagcagcagcagcagccacgcCCCACGCTGCGTTTAGCACATCTGGCTGATCCTTGGAGGTGTTGCCAGACGCGATGAGGTCGCCGATGAACTGATGCATCTCCACCCAGGAGCACGGGCCATGCTGCAAGAAGCACAGAGAGCATGAGTGCAGACCCTGCACGTCAGCTATACAGAGAGACCGCGTCCGCTGTATCAGCGAACAAAAAGTCCAGGTAACTGTTGGCTGACAATAGATTAAATGCCTCTGAAACGACTGGCTCCTCTCGGAACAGACCGCTGTAACGTTAAACCATTTTTAGCTGGATCAAAGAACGGGGTCGCACACTTACAATGTCGGTACACTTGTCTTTGTccataaattaaaacaaacgcTGCTGTTGGCGCCGGATCGACAGTTCAGCTTCACATCTACGACCTCAGTTAGTCAGACAGCGGGGGTCAGAACagtaaaagcaacaaaaagaaaaagtgaaaagtgcattttttcacattacataatTACATCTGTGCTGTAGCTTTCTCCCGTTAAAAACACCTCGTCACCACACAGACATTGTATTTCCGGGTTTTTTCAGTCGTGACGGGAAGTTGTagtcctttctcttttttccacttaaaaatattatatttcctcgaaaaattgaaatttaaaaaaaaaaaaaattttaatgttaaaataagataaaagcGAAAAGTACAGAattatttaaagagaaatgcagaaaataaagaaaacagctaAATAATAGTGAAAAAGAATTTTCGTTTTCAAGCCTCCTTGTTAATAGCGGATCAAATGTGAAGTTGAATCGAAGACTGGTTTAGATCCAGGACGTGTGCATCTATGTATATGCTTTACTATGGTCAACGGCCTATTATGGTAATACAAACTGGAGTTGTAGTGTTTCAGTCCCTGTTgagtttcctttcattttcaccaatcaaaaacaagtaattaactaaaaaattttttttttttttaaaggaagtaATGTAGTCAACCCAGTTGGACAATTCTCACGATAACTATAGTCACTAATTAAATACCACAAGCAGTACATAGTAAATCCCCATAGGATGAAGTTAgggagttgtttttttatatctcAGCAGGATGTTAGACATATTAAAGGAAAGTGTTGATTTATTGTTGTTCTGGGTCGgctttaaaaaccaaaacatttgcCTTAATCTGTGGCTGTATAGCTGTGTTTCCTCTCTAAATTTTAACACAACATTGTCTACAGAGAAGGATTTTACAAGGAAAACGTGTGTGAGGTCTCCttcatgcacatatgcacacacacatacacacacacacacacacacggcaatCTTgtagattaagaaaaaaaaaaaaatcatattagcTGATCTTGCATCAAGGAcaagtgtttatttacatttagaaaaacatcaaaagataCCTGCAGACCATTAAGATTCAGCAAATGTAAATTGCAAGTCGACATTATGTCATATTATTGATCAGTACCAATATTTgcatcaataaaatatttaacagtacTAATGGTCAAGTgtgtatacacaaaaaaaatatacatcGTTTCAAGTTGTCAGCTGAATTCACATGAATAAACCTAACGATTCAATTTCCCCACAGAAAGACAAGTACATAAAGGTAGAAATcaggaatattttttaatgtcctGCGAAATCCTGCACAATATTACAGACTTCGTTACTACTAGAGTACCATTTTGCTCTCGTGGCCCAAGCCACAAGCCTTACCAAAAGAAGCAAATGAAACAAAGGAAGCTTGggattttttgtttaaattacagAAGAATCTAAAATCTTtcttacatttaaacaaaagtcCCACAGTCAACTGACAGAGAGACACCAAGAGTAGGAAAATTCTGCCTTGTCATTTAACTGTATTTGTGTGACTACAGGTACAGCAAAACAGGTGTGCCCTTTGCAGGGTAGGGAAAGTGACCACAGAACAagttttactgtcttttttctgccctcactgtatttcatttctCCTTGTCAGCACAGACAGGTCGTGAAATGTCAACCTCCATCttaatttctttctctgccctcCACACTTTCAGCTGGCAGGATCTAGATGACCACAAATCAAAATCCGAGCCTGCCTCTCCTGGATTTGTTTTCACAATTGCTTTGCTACCACCGCTTTTCAATTCTTTTCTTTCGGGGCTATTAGCCTCCCCTGAGATTTCAAATTCTTCTGGCTCATTTTTAATAGGGCAAAGAGGAATGTCGCTCAGAGCAGACTTAGATGAGTTACACTTCTTAGACAAATCCAAAGGTGTTTCACATTCTGGATCCCGTTTAATCCCAGTTACCAAATCCAGAGGGGTGTTCAGTGGCACTCCAAGAGCAGCATTCACGCCAAGACGTCCAGTACATGAAACAGGTGGGAGAGATGCATGAGGTTGGACCCGCATAGCCGGAACTGGCAGTGTCTGAGGGATTGCAGATGGGAGGGGCAGGCTATTGGTTCGAGATGGACAGACTGGAAGAAACAAGACAAGTTCAACCCCGGGAGGCGGCTGTTTGTCAAGGGTTAGCTTCCATAACCTGTCTGATGGACCAGAGCCAGTGGACACACCCCCTGTCACAAGTCCCGGACTGACAGAGTCTTTAACAGGTACCGCAGGGTTGTTTGAAACAACAGCAGGCAGAGTGACTGTGTTTGCTGGACTTGATGGGTCTGGTTTTGCATTGAGCTTTTTTGTCTCAGATGAAGAGCTCTTTGAAGTCTGACGTTTCTTGGGAGCACTCTAAAATgggaaagacaacaaaaaacatccaagTTACCAGATAAATTCTACAAAACCCAAGTGTGACATGCAAATACAGCCAATACGGAGAGATTTAAAGTAATACTTCAGTGTTTTGAGAAATAcgcttattctctttcttgccaagagtcagatgagaagatcgccagccagctagctagcttagcataaagactggaggcagggaAAAAGCTAATCTCATTCTGTCCAAAGCTAACAAAATCCACGTATGAAGAACCTAAAAGTTCAATGATTAACACATTCTATCTCGCTTGTTTAATtcgtattaaaaaaaaagaagaggtgtAAAGACATCCAGATAGTAAATCAGCAAATTTCTCTAACTATTTTGCTAAAACTTacttgaaaaaaagttgaaatctAAAGGTTAAACTTTATCATTACAGGGCAATGCATTTGCCAACGAGAGTGGTtgggaaaagtttttttttttttttttttttttaaagtaagctCCAACATCCAAAATTTAACAGTCAGCTGCCAAACCATATTCGATTCAAAAGCCATTTTGTCAAACCATCAAACACaagtgaaaaagtaaatgaatactAACATTAAGTGCATTCTGGTTTTTGGAGTATCCACATTATGTTGCAGATGTAAACATCTTATCCCTGTTTTGAGAAGAGTGGATCTGCTAACTGGGGTACTCCGATAGAAATTGGGCAGTGTGGCACCTTATCCTGGTCAATCAACGGATTGATAAGATTGATTGATATCAACCTGCATCTATTTTTataaatcgattaatcattaATGTCCATTTTTAagggttccagcttctccaatttgaggatttgccacttttgcttttctaacattattgtaaaatgaatatctttgtgttctGAACTATTTTTTGTCCAACACAAGACTctatctgaagacatcaccttgggcaCTGGTAAATTACTATGTtcgtttttcactattttctgatattttgcaGACCAAAGAACtaataatcagcagatgaatcgGTAATGAAAATAACGGTTAGTTGAATCCCAAATGCAAATTTCTCTTTTGACAAAGAAATTAGTGGCTGAGATGCTGAGAAATCAAGACCCACCTGctcgcaaaaaaaaaacctggaaatTGTATGATCGTGACTACAGGGATGTGAGAAGCCAGGTTTCTAATCTTCCATGCAAATGCTATGTATCGAAAAACTGGGATACTAATGTACATGTAAATGCACTCTTTGTAGAAAAGTTAATTTGGTAGCTTCTTGTGTTAGAAAGTTGTTTGTTGAGGTTCCTAAACGCATCTGAATGCACCTGACAACATGCACGGTAAAGGAATTAACGAGGTCAAGTCATTTTCATATCTCAGCA
This sequence is a window from Xiphias gladius isolate SHS-SW01 ecotype Sanya breed wild chromosome 22, ASM1685928v1, whole genome shotgun sequence. Protein-coding genes within it:
- the si:ch211-79k12.2 gene encoding zinc finger protein 239 is translated as MDKDKCTDIHGPCSWVEMHQFIGDLIASGNTSKDQPDVLNAAWGVAAAAAAAAAGGGGGGAAAALGLKGAPLEPLQYAPPAPPQDKTEAEPGQHIQLGATQRKGEARDRREDVHHACTCPGCPYSTSPPSFETLRPRQSLSSLPRSDAERQPKDLSSSAPVSLSMCLPDTTVQSSSATAELETRTARRLQGEDADRGTQSPDQNSEVPPSRASSGSLSSLTMFPCLCCHSGLQTCTQSLSHQDSMDSPFSHTHAHHHFHHHHCPITSCFTCPRFAHSHSPQLSGPFPCFSCQRSVPTCSQVCHHQQRQTQQQEERGRAAATLLSLHPCMHCSASFSRPSQLLQHQRSEHAHKPPGFLCTECGRAFNSHSNLRIHLNVHTGARPYSCSDCGKSFSQSGALKIHRRIHTGERPYSCGFCGRGFPHLAGVRAHQRTHTGEKPYRCSQCGKCFTQSGALKIHTWIHTGERPFICSLCGKGFSNRSGIRFHCRTVHGLASEHAGEAGAGSAYRGAAGRGYPLGHPRTFPPASVGLNTLNSPDSGSHTAPNSTDSPASTAAQSEAGNPGSNREGLLYACEDCGLRFKDAPSRNRHQTLVHYSSEGRDEDEEEGEGGGRGKS